Genomic segment of Pseudoalteromonas sp. NC201:
AAAGTGCACTACTTCTTCGACCCCATGTGTGGCTGGTGTTACGGTGCAACTTCACTGCTGGATGCCATTGCAGCCAACAGGGAACTGGAGCTTGTGCTGCACCCTGGAGGCATGATTGCCAATCAATCTATAGAGAAAGCATTCCGCAACCACATTCTCATAAGTGATGCGCATATAGCCAACATAACAGGCGCTCAGTTTGGCAAAGATTACATCCAACGGGTAAAGAGTAACGAGTCGATGATCCTCGACTCTTACATCACCGCTCGTGCCATCATCACCGCGGAACAGTTAGGCATAACGCCACTGAGCATGCTTAAAACTATTCAGCACGCACACTATGTAGAAGGCAAACAGGTTAACCGAGCTGAGGCTATAGAGGAGCTAGCCGTTGAGCTTGGGCTAGATAAAAACCACTGGCAACGAGCTATGCTGGCAAATCAAGGTGCTGAGCAAACAAAAATCGTGCAAAGCCGTCTATTAATGCAAAAGCTTCAAGTTACTGGCTACCCCACCCTTATCCTTGAAAAGCATGAGAAACAGATAAAGCTTCCGCATACTGCCTATTACGGTAAGCCCGATGCTTGGCGCCAGCTAATTGATGACTATATACACTAGTTCTATGACAAGCTTTTGAATTGAAATTGGATCTGCTGTTACGCTAATGCGAGCCCCAAAAGGGGCTGTCGGCATATCCGCTACACAACTTTGACGTTGTCACAGCAATTTGCATTTAGATTGCAACTAACCTTGCCTCTGAATTATCTAACTTTTTGGAATTGCCAATCCTTTAATTCGATAACGGACATGCTTTTATCAGCGGTTAGTTCGTAGAACTTACCCGGTCTAAGTTCTACTATAAATTCATTATCTGCTTGTCCACTGTAAACCTTGCTCTGTAAATCCCCCCAAGCAAGATGTAAATCTCCACAACTGGCCGACACCCAGCGATCAGGTGAAGGGTTATATGTAGTCTTCACTCTTACCCAATTTACTTGTTGCGCCTCTTGGGCATCAACTTCAATAATGGGGTACGTTTCTCCTGGAGTTGATTCAAGTGAACCGGAGTTGGTTCCTTTACGCTTAGACTGGTACATATCACATGACTGGCTTGCGATAAAACTCCCTTTGGCAGGGGTAGCAGCGGCAGTAAAGCCACACAAATTAGCTAACTATACATTTTTAAACAAATTAATTTTGAGTAATTCAATAATATTTGAGTCTACAGTGGAGCATTAACAACCAACATAAAGGATTTTGCTTTGCTTATAACAAACTTACAATCATCATTTAAATTCGCTCATTTAGCGTTATTAACCTTACTATTAAGCGCGTGTGGTTCGGATATAACTCAAACTTCGCCCTTAATTGATGAAACTGAGCTCCCTAAAGAAGTAGGTATTGCACAAGATGGTGCATTAAAACAGCATTTAGAAAGTATTCGACAGGCATATAATGTACCTGCAATTACGGCTATGACAGTAAAAGATGGCTTAGTGTACGAAATTGCCAGCACAGGCTATCGTGATATACAAAGCCTTGAGCCTGTAAGCGATAATGATCGTTGGGCGATCGGCTCTGTCGCAAAATCTATGACCGCTTTGCTCGCCGCTCGTTTAGTTGAACAAGGCCTCATTACTTTTGACACTACCGTCATAGATATA
This window contains:
- a CDS encoding DsbA family protein, whose protein sequence is MVKVHYFFDPMCGWCYGATSLLDAIAANRELELVLHPGGMIANQSIEKAFRNHILISDAHIANITGAQFGKDYIQRVKSNESMILDSYITARAIITAEQLGITPLSMLKTIQHAHYVEGKQVNRAEAIEELAVELGLDKNHWQRAMLANQGAEQTKIVQSRLLMQKLQVTGYPTLILEKHEKQIKLPHTAYYGKPDAWRQLIDDYIH